The Drosophila mauritiana strain mau12 chromosome 2R, ASM438214v1, whole genome shotgun sequence genome has a segment encoding these proteins:
- the LOC117137610 gene encoding adenosine kinase, with protein sequence MDYLSYVYEKIFGGNPPTDDTQGAFHTPRKVICFGNVLLDRLVQLEDPELLERFGLELGSKGELDMEKLNQLAAEATESSRCLTNPGGSALNTARILKQLGTDALFFGAVGADKHAEELRQILRDRGIEARLQTVEDAHTGQCVCLMYQDNPTLYANIGASAQFGLQTLSHAVSHEGQSFLRPVERKQILYVEGFFVPQRSDVCDYIVQHLVRERRRLALNLSAPYIVKKNHQAMMKLARAAFFLFGNRQEFEALAEAAGGFRNVDELADHLLQSGGTKVIFVTNGSAGVQVITNYVEELAPPGPVSFEDFRAQRVDQLVDATGAGDAFVAGFLHAWLEKRSLGECIRMASSVAAKVVTQVGCNLP encoded by the exons ATGGATTACCTGAGCTACGTGTACGAGAAAATCTTCGGGGGCAATCCTCCCACGGACGACACGCAAGGGGCTTTCCACAC GCCCCGCAAGGTCATCTGCTTCGGCAACGTCCTGCTCGACCGACTCGTCCAGCTCGAGGACCCCGAACTCCTGGAGCGGTTCGGCCTGGAACTGGGCTCCAAGGGCGAACTGGACATGGAGAAACTCAACCAGCTGGCAGCGGAGGCTACGGAGAG CTCTCGATGTCTTACAAATCCGGGTGGCTCTGCCCTCAACACGGCCCGCATCCTGAAGCAGCTGGGCACAGACGCGCTTTTCTTTGGCGCCGTGGGAGCCGACAAGCACGCCGAGGAGCTGCGCCAGATCCTTCGGGATCGCGGCATTGAGGCCAGGCTGCAGACCGTCGAGGATGCGCACACGGGGCAGTGCGTCTGCCTCATGTATCAGGACAACCCCACGCTGTACGCCAACATCGGCGCCTCGGCTCAGTTCGGGTTGCAGACCCTGAGCCACGCCGTCAGCCACGAAGGCCAGAGCTTCCTGCGACCCGTGGAGCGCAAGCAAATCCTGTACGTGGAGGGCTTCTTCGTGCCCCAGAGGAGTGATGTGTGCGACTACATAGTGCAGCACCTGGTGCGGGAGCGACGACGCCTGGCCCTCAATCTCAGTGCTCCCTACATTGTGAAAAAAAATCACCAGGCTATGATGAAGCTGGCCCGGGCCGCCTTCTTCCTGTTCGGAAACCGCCAGGAGTTCGAGGCGCTGGCAGAGGCTGCGGGTGGGTTCCGAAACGTCGACGAACTGGCGGATCATCTCCTGCAATCCGGTGGCACCAAGGTCATCTTCGTCACCAACGGCAGTGCCGGCGTCCAGGTGATCACCAACTACGTGGAGGAGCTGGCTCCTCCCGGACCCGTCAGCTTTGAGGACTTCAGGGCGCAACGCGTAGATCAGCTGGTGGATGCCACTGGGGCCGGAGATGCCTTTGTGGCCGGATTCCTGCACGCCTGGCTGGAGAAGCGCTCGCTGGGCGAGTGCATCCGAATGGCCTCCAGCGTGGCCGCCAAGGTCGTCACCCAGGTGGGCTGCAATCTGCCCTAG
- the LOC117136745 gene encoding odorant receptor 43a gives MAIEDIGLVGINVRMWRHLAVLYPTPGSSWRKFAFVLPVTAMNLMQFVYLLRMWGDLPAFILNMFFFSAIFNALMRTWLVIIKRGQFEEFLDQLGTLFQSILDSTDEWGRGILRRAEREARNLAILNLSASFLDIVGALVSPLFREERAHPFGVALPGVSMTSSPVYEVIYLAQLPTPLLLSMMYMPFVSLFAGLAIFGKAMLQILVHRLGQIGGAEQSEEERLQKLASCIAYHTQVMRYVWELNKLVANIVAVEAIIFGSIICSLLFCLNIITSPTQVISIVMYILTMLYVLFTYYNRANEICLENNRVAEAVYNVPWYEAGTRFRKTLLIFLMQTQHPMEIRVGNVYPMTLAMFQSLLNASYSYFTMLRGVTGK, from the exons ATGGCAATCGAGGATATCGGCCTGGTGGGCATCAACGTGCGGATGTGGCGGCACTTGGCCGTGCTGTACCCCACTCCGGGCTCCAGCTGGCGCAAGTTCGCCTTCGTGCTGCCGGTGACTGCGATGAATCTGATGCAGTTCGTCTACCTGCTGCGGATGTGGGGCGACCTGCCCGCCTTCATCCTGAACATGTTCTTCTTCTCGGCCATTTTCAACGCCCTGATGCGCACGTGGCTGGTCATAATCAAGCGGGGCCAGTTCGAGGAGTTCCTCGACCAACTGGGCACTCTGTTCCAGTCGATTCTCGACTCCACCGACgagtgggggcgtggcatccTGCGGAGGGCGGAACGCGAGGCTCGGAACCTGGCCATTCTTAATTTGAGTGCCTCCTTCCTGGACATTGTCGGTGCTCTGGTCTCGCCGCTTTTCAGGGAGGAGAGAG CCCATCCCTTTGGTGTAGCTCTACCAGGAGTGAGCATGACCAGCTCGCCCGTCTACGAGGTCATCTACTTGGCCCAGCTCCCCACGCCCCTGCTGCTGTCCATGATGTACATGCCTTTCGTTAGCCTCTTTGCCGGCCTGGCCATCTTTGGGAAGGCCATGCTGCAGATCCTGGTGCACAGGCTGGGCCAGATTGGCGGAGCGGAGCAGTCGGAGGAGGAGCGCCTCCAAAAGCTGGCCTCCTGCATTGCGTACCACACGCAGGTGATGCG CTATGTGTGGGAGCTCAACAAACTGGTGGCCAACATTGTGGCGGTGGAAGCAATTATTTTTGGCTCGATAATCTGCTCACTGCTCTTCTGTCTGAACATT ATAACCTCACCCACCCAGGTGATCTCGATAGTGATGTACATCCTCACCATGCTGTACGTTCTCTTCACCTACTACAATCGCGCCAATGAAATATGCCTCGAG AACAACCGGGTGGCGGAGGCCGTTTACAATGTGCCCTGGTACGAGGCAGGAACTCGGTTTCGCAAAACCCTCCTGATCTTCTTGATGCAAACACAACACCCGATGGAG ATAAGAGTCGGCAACGTTTACCCCATGACTTTGGCCATGTTCCAGAGTCTGTTGAATGCGTCCTACTCCTACTTCACCATGCTGCGTGGCGTCACCGGCAAATGA
- the LOC117137511 gene encoding protein prickle isoform X3 — protein MDTPNQMPVELERPISRTPLTQISYLQKIPTLPRHFSPSGQGLATPPALGSGGMGLPSSSSASALYAAQAAAGILPTSPLPMQRHQQYLPPHHQQHPGAGMGLGMGPGPGSGAAAGPPLGPQYSPGCSANPKYSNAQLPQPPHHHHQLSPALSTPSPPSLLHHPAGGTSSASGHAPFLGGPHMDMQRQSHSDDDSGCALEEYTWVPPGLRPDQVRLYFSQIPDDKVPYVNSPGEQYRVRQLLHQLPPHDNEVRYCHSLTDEERKELRLFSTQRKRDALGRGNVRQLMSARPCDGCDDLISTGDIAVFATRLGPNASWHPACFACSVCRELLVDLIYFHRDGRMYCGRHHAETLKPRCSACDEIILADECTEAEGRAWHMNHFACHECDKQLGGQRYIMREGKPYCLHCFDAMFAEYCDYCGEAIGVDQGQMSHDGQHWHATDECFSCNTCRCSLLGRAFLPRRGAIYCSIACSKGEPPTPSDSSGTGMYTTPTPPTQRVRPHPLAPLPARIPSSHASSSPPMSPQQQQQHQATFNQAMYQMQSQQLEAAGGLVDQGKNYAASDSDAGVVKDLEHGGHMGGGDLTDFSGGRASSTSQNLSPLNSPGDFQPHFLPKPMELQCDGVYNFNEMSSNLDAAWPPKPTNSYHLQRQLLENPHTASMPELAGKLAPPAHMQHLSQLHAVSSHQFQQHEYADILHPPPPPPCDVPELPTPNLSVASTALPPELMGSPTHSAGDRSLNTPMSTQSASHAPPHPVSILSGASSSSPMSGEPAKKKGVRFEGIPDTLPRSRSYSGNGAGTSGGGERERDRDKDKEGGGRHGHSHSSRRRRRRKSSSSSTHHRSGSGHRSHSTTRADTYAPAQPLSSSYQGPPSVLQAANLVHESPSRQQREREREREREESEESDVCSTCSSSSSSSEDYMMMYQLPQRRHYGGVRVSYVPNDALAYDRKRKPSELGGDKDKNCIIS, from the exons GCCCATCAGCCGAACTCCGCTAACGCAGATCTCCTATCTGCAGAAGATCCCCACGCTGCCGCGCCACTTCTCGCCCAGTGGGCAGGgcctggccacgccccccgccctCGGCAGCGGCGGCATGGGTCTGCCCAGCAGCTCCTCCGCCAGCGCCCTCTACGCCGCTCAGGCGGCAGCCGGAATCCTGCCCACCTCCCCGCTGCCCATGCAACGCCACCAGCAGTACTTGCCGCCGCACCACCAACAGCACCCGGGAGCTGGAATGGGATTGGGCATGGGACCAGGACCAGGATCGggggcagcagcaggaccgcCCCTTGGCCCCCAGTACTCGCCAGGCTGCTCCGCCAATCCCAAGTACTCGAATGCCCAGCTCCCGCAACCgccgcaccaccaccaccagctcTCGCCGGCTCTGTCCACGCCCTCGCCACCCTCGCTGCTCCACCATCCCGCCGGAGGTACTTCCTCCGCCTcaggccacgcccccttcctGGGCGGACCGCATATGGACATGCAGCGACAGTCGCACTCGGACGACGACAGTGGCTGTGCTCTGGAGGAGTATACCTGGGTGCCACCCGGACTGCGGCCTGATCAG GTTCGCTTGTACTTCTCGCAGATACCCGACGACAAAGTGCCATACGTCAACAGTCCGGGGGAGCAGTATCGTGTGCGACAATTGCTCCATCAACTTCCGCCGCATGATAACGAG GTTCGTTACTGTCACTCACTGACGGATGAGGAGCGCAAGGAGCTGCGGTTATTCTCCACGCAGCGCAAACGCGATGCCCTGGGCCGCGGCAACGTGCGGCAGCTGATGAGCGCCCGACCCTGCGACGGA TGCGACGACCTAATCTCCACGGGCGACATCGCCGTGTTCGCCACGCGACTAGGCCCAAATGCCAGTTGGCATCCGGCGTGTTTCGCCTGCTCCGTCTGCCGCGAGCTCCTCGTGGACCTTATCTACTTCCACCGGGATGGGCGCATGTACTGCGGACGACACCACGCCGAGACCCTAAAGCCCCGCTGCTCGGCCTGCGATGAG ATTATCCTGGCAGACGAGTGCACGGAGGCGGAGGGCAGGGCGTGGCACATGAACCACTTCGCCTGCCACGAGTGCGACAAGCAGCTGGGCGGCCAGCGGTACATCATGCGGGAGGGCAAACCGTACTGTCTGCACTGCTTCGACGCGATGTTCGCCGAGTACTGCGACTACTGCGGGGAGGCCATCGGGGTGGACCAGGGCCAGATGAGCCACGACGGGCAGCACTGGCACGCGACGGACGAGTGCTTCTCCTGCAACACATGCCGCTGCTCGCTGCTGGGTCGCGCATTCCTGCCGCGACGAGGGGCCATCTACTGCTCCATCGCCTGCAGCAAGGGAGAGCCGCCCACGCCGTCGGACAGTTCCGGCACAGGAATGTAcaccacgcccactccgccCACACAGCGGGTGCGGCCCCATCCGCTAGCGCCCCTGCCGGCGCGTATTCCCAGCAGCCACGCCTCCAGCTCGCCGCCCATGTcgccgcaacagcagcagcagcaccaggcTACCTTCAACCAAGCGATGTACCAGATGCAAAGCCAGCAGCTGGAGGCGGCGGGCGGACTGGTGGACCAGGGCAAGAACTACGCCGCGTCGGACTCGGATGCGGGTGTGGTAAAGGACCTAGAACACGGCGGACACATGGGCGGAGGAGATCTGACGGACTTTTCAGGTGGACGAGCCTCCAGCACCTCACAGAACCTGTCGCCTCTGAACTCACCCGGCGACTTCCAGCCCCACTTTCTGCCCAAGCCCATGGAACTGCAGTGCGACGGAGTGTACAACTTCAACGAGATGTCCTCGAACCTGGATGCAGCCTGGCCACCGAAGCCCACAAACAGTTACCATCTGCAGAGACAGCTCCTGGAGAACCCACACACTGCCAGCATGCCGGAACTGGCGGGTAAACTGGCGCCTCCTGCGCACATGCAGCACCTGTCCCAGCTGCACGCCGTGTCCTCGCACCAGTTCCAGCAACACGAGTACGCGGACATCCTGCATCCGCCGCCTCCTCCACCTTGTGATGTACCCGAGCTGCCCACTCCCAACCTGAGCGTGGCCTCCACCGCCCTGCCGCCCGAGCTGATGGGCTCACCCACCCACTCGGCTGGCGACAGGTCGCTGAACACGCCCATGTCCACACAGTCGGCCTCCCACGCGCCCCCACATCCGGTCTCCATACTAAGCGGCGCCTCTTCCTCCTCTCCGATGAGCGGGGAGCCGGCCAAGAAGAAGGGCGTGCGCTTCGAGGGAATTCCGGACACACTGCCCCGATCACGCAGCTACTCCGGTAACGGAGCGGGAACGAGTGGCGGCGGCGAGAGGGAGCGGGATCGGGACAAGGACAAGGAGGGAGGTGGTCGCCACGGTCACAGTCACTCCTCGAGAAGGCGAAGACGTCGCAAGTCCTCCTCCAGCTCGACGCACCATCGCAGCGGCAGCGGCCATCGCTCCCACTCGACCACTCGAGCGGACACCTATGCACCTGCGCAACCCCTATCCTCGTCCTACCAGGGTCCACCTTCGGTTCTGCAGGCGGCCAACCTGGTCCACGAGTCGCCCAGCCGACAGCAGAGGGAACGGGAGCGCGAGCGGGAACGCGAGGAGTCCGAGGAGTCGGACGTGTGCTCCACCTGCTCCTCGAGCTCCTCCAGCTCGGAGGACTACATGATGATGTACCAGCTGCCGCAGAGGCGCCACTACGGCGGCGTGCGCGTGAGCTATGTGCCCAACGATGCACTGGCCTACGATCGGAAGAGGAAGCCCAGTGAGCTGGGCGGCGACAAGGACAAGAACTGCATCATCTCGTGA
- the LOC117137511 gene encoding protein prickle isoform X2, with product MNDSTDNLHADCDGRVSNNNNGSSNSNDGPNNDGDSDEEVIEGMALLEGNYQVLRQWVPPAPNYWDAPPKAIIKSAEVRPISRTPLTQISYLQKIPTLPRHFSPSGQGLATPPALGSGGMGLPSSSSASALYAAQAAAGILPTSPLPMQRHQQYLPPHHQQHPGAGMGLGMGPGPGSGAAAGPPLGPQYSPGCSANPKYSNAQLPQPPHHHHQLSPALSTPSPPSLLHHPAGGTSSASGHAPFLGGPHMDMQRQSHSDDDSGCALEEYTWVPPGLRPDQVRLYFSQIPDDKVPYVNSPGEQYRVRQLLHQLPPHDNEVRYCHSLTDEERKELRLFSTQRKRDALGRGNVRQLMSARPCDGCDDLISTGDIAVFATRLGPNASWHPACFACSVCRELLVDLIYFHRDGRMYCGRHHAETLKPRCSACDEIILADECTEAEGRAWHMNHFACHECDKQLGGQRYIMREGKPYCLHCFDAMFAEYCDYCGEAIGVDQGQMSHDGQHWHATDECFSCNTCRCSLLGRAFLPRRGAIYCSIACSKGEPPTPSDSSGTGMYTTPTPPTQRVRPHPLAPLPARIPSSHASSSPPMSPQQQQQHQATFNQAMYQMQSQQLEAAGGLVDQGKNYAASDSDAGVVKDLEHGGHMGGGDLTDFSGGRASSTSQNLSPLNSPGDFQPHFLPKPMELQCDGVYNFNEMSSNLDAAWPPKPTNSYHLQRQLLENPHTASMPELAGKLAPPAHMQHLSQLHAVSSHQFQQHEYADILHPPPPPPCDVPELPTPNLSVASTALPPELMGSPTHSAGDRSLNTPMSTQSASHAPPHPVSILSGASSSSPMSGEPAKKKGVRFEGIPDTLPRSRSYSGNGAGTSGGGERERDRDKDKEGGGRHGHSHSSRRRRRRKSSSSSTHHRSGSGHRSHSTTRADTYAPAQPLSSSYQGPPSVLQAANLVHESPSRQQREREREREREESEESDVCSTCSSSSSSSEDYMMMYQLPQRRHYGGVRVSYVPNDALAYDRKRKPSELGGDKDKNCIIS from the exons GCCCATCAGCCGAACTCCGCTAACGCAGATCTCCTATCTGCAGAAGATCCCCACGCTGCCGCGCCACTTCTCGCCCAGTGGGCAGGgcctggccacgccccccgccctCGGCAGCGGCGGCATGGGTCTGCCCAGCAGCTCCTCCGCCAGCGCCCTCTACGCCGCTCAGGCGGCAGCCGGAATCCTGCCCACCTCCCCGCTGCCCATGCAACGCCACCAGCAGTACTTGCCGCCGCACCACCAACAGCACCCGGGAGCTGGAATGGGATTGGGCATGGGACCAGGACCAGGATCGggggcagcagcaggaccgcCCCTTGGCCCCCAGTACTCGCCAGGCTGCTCCGCCAATCCCAAGTACTCGAATGCCCAGCTCCCGCAACCgccgcaccaccaccaccagctcTCGCCGGCTCTGTCCACGCCCTCGCCACCCTCGCTGCTCCACCATCCCGCCGGAGGTACTTCCTCCGCCTcaggccacgcccccttcctGGGCGGACCGCATATGGACATGCAGCGACAGTCGCACTCGGACGACGACAGTGGCTGTGCTCTGGAGGAGTATACCTGGGTGCCACCCGGACTGCGGCCTGATCAG GTTCGCTTGTACTTCTCGCAGATACCCGACGACAAAGTGCCATACGTCAACAGTCCGGGGGAGCAGTATCGTGTGCGACAATTGCTCCATCAACTTCCGCCGCATGATAACGAG GTTCGTTACTGTCACTCACTGACGGATGAGGAGCGCAAGGAGCTGCGGTTATTCTCCACGCAGCGCAAACGCGATGCCCTGGGCCGCGGCAACGTGCGGCAGCTGATGAGCGCCCGACCCTGCGACGGA TGCGACGACCTAATCTCCACGGGCGACATCGCCGTGTTCGCCACGCGACTAGGCCCAAATGCCAGTTGGCATCCGGCGTGTTTCGCCTGCTCCGTCTGCCGCGAGCTCCTCGTGGACCTTATCTACTTCCACCGGGATGGGCGCATGTACTGCGGACGACACCACGCCGAGACCCTAAAGCCCCGCTGCTCGGCCTGCGATGAG ATTATCCTGGCAGACGAGTGCACGGAGGCGGAGGGCAGGGCGTGGCACATGAACCACTTCGCCTGCCACGAGTGCGACAAGCAGCTGGGCGGCCAGCGGTACATCATGCGGGAGGGCAAACCGTACTGTCTGCACTGCTTCGACGCGATGTTCGCCGAGTACTGCGACTACTGCGGGGAGGCCATCGGGGTGGACCAGGGCCAGATGAGCCACGACGGGCAGCACTGGCACGCGACGGACGAGTGCTTCTCCTGCAACACATGCCGCTGCTCGCTGCTGGGTCGCGCATTCCTGCCGCGACGAGGGGCCATCTACTGCTCCATCGCCTGCAGCAAGGGAGAGCCGCCCACGCCGTCGGACAGTTCCGGCACAGGAATGTAcaccacgcccactccgccCACACAGCGGGTGCGGCCCCATCCGCTAGCGCCCCTGCCGGCGCGTATTCCCAGCAGCCACGCCTCCAGCTCGCCGCCCATGTcgccgcaacagcagcagcagcaccaggcTACCTTCAACCAAGCGATGTACCAGATGCAAAGCCAGCAGCTGGAGGCGGCGGGCGGACTGGTGGACCAGGGCAAGAACTACGCCGCGTCGGACTCGGATGCGGGTGTGGTAAAGGACCTAGAACACGGCGGACACATGGGCGGAGGAGATCTGACGGACTTTTCAGGTGGACGAGCCTCCAGCACCTCACAGAACCTGTCGCCTCTGAACTCACCCGGCGACTTCCAGCCCCACTTTCTGCCCAAGCCCATGGAACTGCAGTGCGACGGAGTGTACAACTTCAACGAGATGTCCTCGAACCTGGATGCAGCCTGGCCACCGAAGCCCACAAACAGTTACCATCTGCAGAGACAGCTCCTGGAGAACCCACACACTGCCAGCATGCCGGAACTGGCGGGTAAACTGGCGCCTCCTGCGCACATGCAGCACCTGTCCCAGCTGCACGCCGTGTCCTCGCACCAGTTCCAGCAACACGAGTACGCGGACATCCTGCATCCGCCGCCTCCTCCACCTTGTGATGTACCCGAGCTGCCCACTCCCAACCTGAGCGTGGCCTCCACCGCCCTGCCGCCCGAGCTGATGGGCTCACCCACCCACTCGGCTGGCGACAGGTCGCTGAACACGCCCATGTCCACACAGTCGGCCTCCCACGCGCCCCCACATCCGGTCTCCATACTAAGCGGCGCCTCTTCCTCCTCTCCGATGAGCGGGGAGCCGGCCAAGAAGAAGGGCGTGCGCTTCGAGGGAATTCCGGACACACTGCCCCGATCACGCAGCTACTCCGGTAACGGAGCGGGAACGAGTGGCGGCGGCGAGAGGGAGCGGGATCGGGACAAGGACAAGGAGGGAGGTGGTCGCCACGGTCACAGTCACTCCTCGAGAAGGCGAAGACGTCGCAAGTCCTCCTCCAGCTCGACGCACCATCGCAGCGGCAGCGGCCATCGCTCCCACTCGACCACTCGAGCGGACACCTATGCACCTGCGCAACCCCTATCCTCGTCCTACCAGGGTCCACCTTCGGTTCTGCAGGCGGCCAACCTGGTCCACGAGTCGCCCAGCCGACAGCAGAGGGAACGGGAGCGCGAGCGGGAACGCGAGGAGTCCGAGGAGTCGGACGTGTGCTCCACCTGCTCCTCGAGCTCCTCCAGCTCGGAGGACTACATGATGATGTACCAGCTGCCGCAGAGGCGCCACTACGGCGGCGTGCGCGTGAGCTATGTGCCCAACGATGCACTGGCCTACGATCGGAAGAGGAAGCCCAGTGAGCTGGGCGGCGACAAGGACAAGAACTGCATCATCTCGTGA